In Lathyrus oleraceus cultivar Zhongwan6 chromosome 2, CAAS_Psat_ZW6_1.0, whole genome shotgun sequence, the DNA window CATTGATAAAAAAGGAAAAGATTACAAGATAAGAGTTTATATACAAACACTAAGAGGCCCAATAAGAAGTAGCCAACTGTACAATATATTATCCtatagtaaaaaaaataaaagaataataTAAGCTATTCTAATATGCCCCCTCAAGTTGGACTATGCAAGCCGCAGAGTCCTAACTTGTGCATAAATGATGAAAAAGCTGGATAGTGCAGCGGTTTGGTGAAAACATCTGCCAATTGAGCTGCAGAGGAAATAGGAAGCAATTGAATAAGTCTTGAGTTAATCTTTTCTCTTACAACATGACAGTCCAACTCAATATGTTTGCTTCTTTCATGGAAAGCAGGATTATGAGCTAGATAGATAGCAGATTTGCTATCACAATAAACGGCTGCTGGTTGAGAAAAACTAATGTTGAAGTCATTGAACAAGTAATGTAACCATTGAATCTCACAAGTAAGAGAAGCTAAAGCTCTGTACTCGGCCTCAGTAGAGGATCTAGATACTGTGTTTTGTTTCTTGGACTTCCAGCAAAGAAGAGAAGAGCCAAGAATCACACAAAAACCAGTAACAGATTTCCTTGTGGTGGGACACCTGGCCCAGTCAGAATCAGCAAAAGCACACAATTTAAGAGTGCTGGAAGCTGAGAATAGGATGCCTTTAGCCGGAGAAGACTTAAGGAATTTCAACACCTTAGTAGCAGCCTGATAATGAGAATCATGAGGTTTAGAAATGTATTGACTCAGATGTTGCACAACAAATGAGATATCTGGCCTAGTGTTGGTCAAGTAGATCAATCTTCCAATGAGTCTTCTATACAGGGTGGGATCAGCTAGAGGAGCACCATCAGTAGGAGAAAGCTTGAGGTTCGGATCAAAAGGAACAGAGGATGGTTTGGCTGCAAGAAAACCTGTGTCCTCCAACAATTCAAGAGTGTATTTCCTCTGATTCATGAAAATGCCCTGAGAGGATCTAGCAATTTCGAATCCCAAAAAGAACCTGAGCTTACCAAGGTCTTTTATTCGAAATTTCTGATCTAAAACCTGCTTAACTTGTGCAATCTCAGACAAAGAACTTCCAGCAATGACtatgtcatcaacatacactAAGATAGCAGTAAAACAATTATGGTGAGACTTCACATACCTAAAGAAATCAGAAAAGATGAGAGTTTAGAGTACCATTGTCTGCTTGCCTGCTTGAGACCATATAAGGATTTTTGCAACCTGCACACCTTAGAAGAAGAATCAATAGAAATTCCAGGAGGCATTGTCATATATACCTCTTCATGGAGGTCACCATGGAGAAATGCATTGTTGACATCCAGTTGCTCAAGATGCCAACCTTTGATGGCAGCAATAGACAATAGAACTCTAACTGTGGTAATCTTTGTACGATATAATGAGAATGTTGCCTATAAATAGTGGAGACCATTGGGATATCGGAGAATTTGATTGGACATTGGGGAGGTGCGATTATCTTTACGTAACCAAAGAGACTTTTCCTATTTACTTTTTTATATCAGTTGGTTTGCGGAACATCAAAATGTTACCCCTTGTTTTCATAAACTAGTCATTTCATCAGCACACTCTTTATATACTTAATGAGAATCACAACATCACATGAAGCATTTAGAAAATGCCTAACTACACTGACACTCTTACTTGTAACTTGAATAGTTGCCTCCAAAAATTTGGTGCATATTAGATGAATTTAGCACAAAATTTTGAAATTTGGCCTCAACGCATATAAACTTTCCAACTTTTCAATGAAGATAATTTCTGAACTTCACATGACAAAAGTTTACAAAATAACAAATGCTACCAGATTCATAAGTATAATGAGAATTTTAATTTTTCCAAGTATCTTTTTTGGTAACGTCAAGATTATTGTTTAACAATGTTACATAATGGAAACACAATAAGATGCAAAATTATAGTAAAAGAGTTTGAAACATGACTTATGCATTGAAACCAAGAAGCAAGAACTCTACAACATACTATCAGTTCTAGCTGGAAGGCGACGGAAGAAGTTGATCGGTGCAGACGGAAGCCGGTTTCTAAATCTCGGATGCCTCATGAAATAGAATCCTGCTAAACCAGCCACCACTTGAAAAGGAGTAATATATAAAACCAAAGCAGATAACAAACAGAAAGTAATGAACAAAGAAGTAGCGCGCGGATCTCTCCAGCTCAACATTGCATGAATCCTCTCGCCCTGGCTAGCCAAATCGCCTACAACTGATTGTATTCTACCAGCCACACTCCTTAAACGATCATACCGCATTCTCACAACATCAGGGTTTTTGCTTGTTGGAAAAGTATCAAACTCTTCATCCATCTCATCAGGATGTACTGCATCCGCCTGCGAGATTCTTGTGTTCATGTGCGGAGGGTACCTCGCTCTATACCTGATATTACAGATAAAGTCGGTTAATAGTTAGTTAGGTTAGTTATCCATTTTGAACAAGTTATCAATAAATGCAATACTTCAGTAATACCTGAAGTTCCATACACCGATCAAGAACAGGTAGAGAAAAAGCGTAGGCAAAATCAACTCCGGGAAGCAAACCAACATGAGAAACAACACATGAACAAGGACTGTTGTAATAGGATTTAACCACATGCAGATATCACCTAACCATTTTCCAACTGCAAACACGCCAGAAAAAACTGTCATAAGGCGAAAGAAGTTCGCCTTGCTACGACGCATGCTCCATAGATGTGAGTCAACATCTGACATGTATTCCACCACTTCCTTACGAAGCGGTGGCTCTGCTCTTCCAAGCCGTGCTGCCACTATGTTTACTGCTTGATGACGTAGCATATCGAGTTGCATGACTGCGAAAGGCCTAACGTAGTGCATCTTCGGGAGAAGTGGTTTTGAGTATAGGTAAAGCATATTTGAAAAAGAAGTGCATGAGAATCTTATTGCCAAGTGAAGTTCACCCATTTTCTTAACACCAGTTGGGTGAAGAACTAGCAATGGATATGAGTGTGTGTAAATCCTTCCTGTTTCAAGAGTCGATATTCGAATTCTCACCTTCCCAATTTTCAAGTCTTTGTTGGTACTCTTTTCACCACTGATCTGGGAATTGTCAAAGACACCTACTGTGAGGACTGTTGCAGGATCAAAGACCTCCCAAGTATATTGCTCGTTGTATTTAGGCGAAAGATTATCGACAAGTGTCCTTGTTCTAACCCATTTGTGACCATATTTTGCTACACAGTATGTATCAGAAGTTCCTCTACCATCCCTTGTTTTCATAGGGTGGAGTCCTATTGCATTCAGCACTCCAAGTTCTAAAACACCGATCGGTGGCCTCCATAACTGTTTTGCAGTGGGACGAAGATCGCTGCTGTAATGAGTTGATTCATCAAGAACATGATATCCTCCATCTAGACATAGTCGGAGCTGAATTCTACTCGCAAACTTTTCTTTCTTCAGCTGATCCACATCCACAACAACAGGCTTTTCAAGGTTGAACCATCTAGAATGAATGATTCTATCGTCCGCACGCCTCTCCACTGCATTCAGTGGTATGAAAACCCTCCCAATGATCTCATCTTTTCCCGGACCAACTCGATCTTCAACTGAAATTATCACATGATCTTCAAAAGGTTCAGCAGCAACAAACAAAAGATCTTCATTCCAATGTGGATTTAGAGTTCTAGCAGGAACTGTCTTTGTTTTCAGCACTTGGTTACCTATCTGCACTTTGACATATGCATCGGGGAAACGGTTTTTCTCCGTAGGAATCAAGTCTTGTGCTTCTACAACATTGACACGAACATACCACAACCTTGGAGCATGATAGACTTTTGAACGTATCACTGTCGTGGTAGCAGGCGTGCTGTCGACAGGGGAAGCTGCATCCGAATGCCATGCATCAGAAAAGGCCTCGTCTGCTTGAGTACCAATCCAAACTGCTAGCATCAACTCACCTTTAACTTTCTCCCCTTTCTTATCCTCGAGACGGTACCACTCGGGTGCCAAAGGACTATCTGGTGGAACTCTCAAAGGAACCTCATTGATGTCAAATCTCACAATGCCTACAAAATCATCTTTGATAAGATCCTTGTCCTTGATAACAACTTCTAGTACAGATGCTTGCATCCTTTCTTTCGAAAACGCAAACACCTGATGCCACTCAGGACTCTGATTCTTATCAAAATGCTTGGTAATACCTCTATAATTGCCAATTCTCACCTCAACAAACGGATCAAGACTCCCGGTAACATCCATAGAAGGAAGCTCCCGAGCCTTAACGACCCTGACATACAAAAAATACATCCTTTCCACAAGATCATATGTACTCGAGGTCTTGTCTTTATGAACAACGCGGCCACCAACAACCCTTCCCCCGCCGAGAAAAGGACTTGTTTCTTTAAGTGCAAAATCGACCGGTTGTAACGATGAAACTGAATGCATATGCACTAGCTTCATAGACTGTGGTTCATCAGATTTCATTTCATCAGCTTCATACTTTGTTACATAGTGAGTATCTGCATAGCCCGTGGAATGTTGTTGATGCCGATGATGGTTTGCGTTAGGGAGGCCATGAAAGGTCTGTCTCGAGGACTCAACCTTGTCACGAGACAAACCATTCATCATTGCATTCATAGGTCCACGACCTTCAACATGATTATTCATCGGCATAGACTCACCAGAAGGACTCGGAATCGAGGATTTTATAGTTGGATTATCAGTAATGTAAATTTTAAGGCCAATCTCTCCTCTTACACGTGAAAAAACCCCGCGCTTTTCCAACGGATAATGCAAAACAAGAGCATCAGCTTGAGGGACAAAAGAAGTCCCGGTGAGAGTAACCTTGCCAAGAAACAAACTTGAGTTAGTAGCTTTGGAATGGCAATGGACATAAGCTTCAAGAGTGAGGTAATGAAGATTTGTAGGATCTGATATATTGAAGTAAAAGCTCTCATTCCAAACAGGATTAAGATCTTTTTCTTTAACCGTTGTTCGAAACTTTTGGCCGTCGAAGTAAAGTTCAACAAAGGCATTAGAAGAACCTTCTCCATCTTTAGGAAGAAGATTGTGAGCACCAACCACATCTACCCCTAACTTTAAGTTGATCATATTTGAATGTGGTATACAAAGCAGGTTGAAGAAGATATGTGAATGAATGGATATATGGTTTTGACTCACATCAACACATTAATTTAACTCTACATGTCATGTGTAGTACAAGTATATGTTTACAGAAATATATAAATATGCATGTGACACTTTTTCAGCGTCAAGTTAGTGATCCATTAAACACGGTACATACACATGAGCTTCACTTCTCTAACTCCGCGGGTTACTTCATCTTTAATACATGCAACCTGCATCACATCTCAACATTCATTTACATAAAACACAATACAAAGTACACATTAATTACTCTTTATCTAGATTTCAGGAGACACATATCAATAATATTATAACCCTctttaaatattaaaattttcAAACAAATTTGAGAATGAGAGGGACTATTATTCTTTACGGTGAAGAAATTATCGGATCGAGTCGCGGATTAAATCACTCTCTTTAAGACATTTTGCGTCTCTGTCCAAAATTATGCAAAACAGTCAAATTACGGTGTACCGTCTTCAAGATAAAACAGCTCAATTCTATACTATACAATTACTATTTATACGATAGATAATCAATATAAAAATAAACGATAGTACATTCGAATATAATATAAATATCAATCATAGTGTATCTTATATATTTACAAAGATTAGACATGACGTGACACATAGGAGCAAGTTTATAATTAATTTAGAATATTATAGCGAAAGATATTCTAACTTATACGGTGGTGACACTTTTTTTAGACCTAGTTAGCCATAAGTTTCAAATGTTCAACTACTTATAAACTTAAACATCTGAATATTATGATAAATTCATTGCTTACTCGCATATGTATATTAAATAATAATGACTCTACGCGTGGAGATAAAAAATGATATCGGCCTTAAATTGCAAGTATGGGGTTAGCATTGTTCACCAGGAAAAGGGTATGGTGTTATCAATCTGGGTTATATTGGAAACATCATGGATGGATTCCATTGACTTTGTAGTTTTTCCCATATTTTAATTTCTGGCAACAACATGGGAGGCATGCCTCTTAAATGTATGAAAGGCTCAACTGCACTTTCTTTTTCAGACTGCTGCAATTAAGGCCTCATCTAAAACAATGTTCTATTAGTATCTCAATTGTCACAATTGTTCGTGCTTGATTGGTTGAAGATATGAAGTAATTTATGCAGTCATTCTTGAAGGGTAATTCAATATTTTAATATTTCGTTTACGTGACAGTATTATTTGTATATATATAGTACTGTAGCTGTCAACAATTGTATCCATCCACTGAACATTGTGTGCAGTGTGTGTGCAATCATTTGTTGTAACCGTTTTAGTAGGGGAGTGAAAGTTTGTTATTCTATCTTCTCTCTCTTCTTCTATTTTCATCTTCTTTATCGTGTGCACCgacaattggtatctagagccCCGGTTCAGATCCACAGGAAAACATTAGTGAATAGTGAGGtgttgtgtgattgatttcgttTCTTGAGTTCGTGTTGAACTTTTGATTGGAATCGTAACagaatcacatttcttgattctgCGGGATTGGGAAACACCAGGGTTTTGTTAGATCTGAGTtttgcacaaggttgaagatgaacgaTAACGGTAATCTAAGTACCAAGCTTCTAGTGTTCGATGACAAGAATtggaatcgttggatgattcAATTGCATGTGTTGTTtggcgctcaagatgttcttgattTCGTCAATGACGGTTACGTTCCGGTTACACTTCCAGAAAATGCAACGGATGCGTAGAGAAATGTTCAGCGTgatctgaggaagaaggatcagaaggcattgttctacatccattagtgtgtggatgtgaacgtgtttgagaaaatcaTTGATTCGACGATGATGAAGGCTGCGTGAGACACACTAGTACGTGTTACGAcggtgatgcatcagtgaagaagaTAAAGCTTCAGTCTCTACGTAAGTAGTATGAGAACCTcagcatgaagaacaatgagaaggtacctgactacatctccaaagtaattctgatcacaaatgagatgaagtcgtgtggagaaactctctctgaagaaaatatcattgagaaggtacttagatctcttactcctcagtTAGATTACATCGTTGTAGCAATTCaacattctaaggatctgagCACCATAAGAGTAAAAGAGTTGTAAAGCAGTCTAAAGGCATAAGAGTTGTGTCTGACTGAAAGAACCTCTGAGAGAGAGGTAGAGCAAGCTTTGAAAGCTTCTTTTGTCAAGAAAGACCAGAAGAAGTCTTGGTCAGAGGCCAAGAAAAGACATGGTAAGTCTCAGGAGTCAGAAGCCTCTAATTATGATGAGAAGAAACATCATAAGGGAAGGTAAAGGCTTGACAAGAGAATGGTTCAATGCTATTGTTGTAATAGGTTTGGTCATTTTGCTAAggattgttggtcaaacaaggaaaggaagtcaaaagaagcaaatatagccCGAGGAGATTATAATGATGAACCTGTGTTATTGATGCCTTATAaatatgatgatgatgaaccTGTGTGATTGACGATTTCTGATTCTGAATGAGACTCTGAATATGAGTCAGAATCAAAAGATGAGTCAGAATATGAAGGTTCTGAAGAAGAGTCAGAATCTGAGGGTTATGAAGATGAGTCAGAGTCAGAAGATGACTTTGAAGCTGAAGATGAGTCAAAatctgaagattctgaagaatAGTCAGAATCTTAGGGTTATGAAGATGAGTCAGAGTCAGAAGATGACTTTGAAGCTGAAAGATGAGTCAGAATCAGAAAATGACTCTGAAGGTGAGTCTGACTCTAAAGGCGAGTCTGACTCTGAAGCTGAATTTGATTATGCTCCAAATTTTGATGGTGATTCAGACTCTGGTGGAGATCCAAACTCTAGGAATATTCCAAACTTTGAAGGTGGTCATTCCTCTGAAGATGGTACTTCTGGGGTTCCAGCATATGATTTTGTTCCAACATCCAAAGAAGATTCGGAACAATGTcagaggccacaaagaatcaaacaaataccaagaagatttgcagagtttgacatgttgcaaGATACTGAAGTAGACTATGAGGGAGAggttattcagtgtgccatgttagtagactctgatCCAGTTAGTGTTAAAGAAGAgctcaagaagaaagtgtggctGAAGACTATAAAAGAAGAACTTaaggctatagaaagaaacaagatGCGGGTGTTGACTAAGCTTCCAAAGGACAAGAAAGCCATCAACGTCATATGGGTTTTCAAGGAGAAACTAAATCtagatggatcaattggaaaacaTAAAGCAAGGTTACTAGCAAGGGGTTTCCTACAAAAACCTGGGttagattactttgaagtgtttgctCCTGTAGCGAGGCATGAGACAATCAGACTAGTGATTGTTAGAGCCGCTAACAGGAATCGACCTCTAATGCATTTATGAATGGTCCATTGCAAGAAGAGGTATATGTGTCACAACCTCTTGGATTTATGAAGAAGAATaaggaagggatggtgtacatGTTACATAAAGCGTTGTATGGACTGAAATAAGCTCatagagcttggaatctgaagattgattcatttttcaagctgcaaggattcagaaagtgtgagatggagtatggcGTTTATGTTTAGCATATTTTTGAAGCTAATATGATTATGGTGTGcctctatgttgatgacatattaCTAACAGGGAGTTATGAAcatgagatagctaagttcaagaaggtgctaatgaatgagtttgagataaCTGATCTAAGAAAAATGACATATTTCTTAGGTATGAAGTTTATGTACTCTGAAAATGGTATCATTTTGCATCAGCTAaaatatgaacttgagcttcttAAGAGATTCGAGCTACTGAATTATAAGGTTGTTGTCACACCTGTAGAAACAAATCGCAAATTGGATTCTAATTCTGAAGGTGATAATGCAGATGCCACAACTTTCAATCAGTTGGTTGgatctctgaggtatttgtgtaataccagACCTGACATTTTCTATGCAGTTGgaatggttagtaggttcatgagtaaaccgaagtggtctcattaccaaACTGCTGTCAAGATTCTGAGGTATATTAAGGGGACTTTGAAATATAGAGTTTTTTCCCTTTTGGTGAAAAGGCTAATTCAGAACTGATGTGTTACTCAgactctgattggtgtggagacaaaGTTGACAGAATAAGTACTTATGGATACTTGTTTAAGTTTATGGGAAGTCCTActtcttggtgttccaagaagcaaccagttgttgctttgtcaacctgtgaagcAGAATATATTGCAGATGTTGTGGCTGCATGTCAAGTTGGTTGGCTTCTAAATTTACTGCAGGATATGAAGATCAAGGTAAACAATCCTTTGAAGCTCATGATTGATAACAAGTTTgtgcaatcaatcttgccaagaaGCCAATGTTGCATGGGAGAAACAAGCATATTGAGATTAAGTTTCATTTTCTGAGAAGTCAGGTTCAGAACGAAAGCGATCAAGATTGATCAATTTCTTCATTTGAGGGATTGAATTagtgttattattatttattagtTAAAAATCTTGAATTAAGGATGGTGTTGAAGGGTAATTCAGTATTTTGGTATTTCGCCTATGTGGCATTATTATTTGCGTATATATAATATTGTAGCTGTCAACAGTTGTATCCATCCACTGAGCATTGCATATATTGTATGTGCAACTATTTGATGTAACCATTTTAGCACagtagtggaagtttgttattctctcttctctctcttcttccaCCTTCATCTTGTGCACCAACAACCACGCGAttcaatttaatattttttaaatcaAGAAAAAAAGTTATTTATTATTAAATATGTCTAAAAAACTTAAGATACAATAAGATTATGCTTAATACATGTTTTAGTCCTTTAACTTAATTTAATATCCTGTTTTAATTCTTTAACTAAAAAACGTTACAAGTTAGTCCCTTCACTTCACTTTTGTTACTCTATTTGATCTCTTCCGTCAATTTATGACAAAAAAAATTGAGTTCTGGTGACGTGGCATGACAACAAGACCATTGGTACAAATTTGAATCAGCATATATAGTTAAAAATTGATATACAGTTTAAACTACGAGGTTCCTCAAAAATAAAACCCTCGCAGTTTACATAGTGTATCAATTTTTAACTACAAATGCTGATTCAGAATTGTACGAATGACCTTGTTATCATGCCACATCATCAGAACTTAACTTTCTTTTGTGTGAAATTGACGGAGGGGACCAAATAGGGTAAGAAAATGAAGTTAAGGGACTAACttgttgttggtgtaagccttagaggctgatgggaaaatagcaagtgtactatttttctcactgtagtaataaaaggggatttccccgtttgtcgatctcaaggactgcttgacgatacagagtttatagattgtttcaattagacaaaagcctttggtttttgtgtggtgagtaattatactaccaatttcaaataaagaaaacaagtaaaaggttgaacgagatacaaatgagagaagattgctagggttcggtgaatgaaacttcctgtaacagatataatttatgaagaCTCAGACAATACTCCTGtcaaattaattccggtcctcaagggtatctattcctaagtccttagtaaaagacctttgattatgtaacctaattactatgtccatcaacaattaggttcatactcaagcattcaattatcaagaattaccggtcagatagaaaatccctagtcctaggttatttttactatccaaagttcttatccaggtcaatgaataatcgctgtccagcatacatattcatattaatcatcattcgttggtccgacgaataaagcataaagaacggcGATAAGAACcaatcaatggaaaagaagaaataagcaaaacattcataaacatcaaatctgtcacattcagaatcagggtcacccccctagcaatggggggtttagctactcataatagaagtaaaaacaaagattaatattgttgtcattacagaatttcgtgaggaatcaatcttcaatcgtcagaaaactcttgaacatatgaatcctttgatattcgttgagtctccagctctcaaaacgcgtcttttttctctccaaaatGTCCCACCTCCGGAAAATCGTGGTCTGGCCTCttaatagctattcagttggatttttcctgaatttgtgctccatacgcgtactgcGTTGTCacatacgcgtactgcctagtaTGAAACGCGTATTGGATGTAACACAGCctctggtacgcgtattgcccagactggtacgcgtattgcccaggctggtacgcgtatcaccagaagcttgtcttttggctgaattttccttccctctggtcatttacgtatgctacgcgtactgggaaggtccatacgcgtatcatgtaaggccatacgcgtatggacagcaggttcttcaaaaattggctttttcttccgttttcttgctcgggctcgaTTTCGCATCTTACATTTGATttcctgagcttccaaactagctttttacctgctaacataccaaaaagtgtaaaatatcctcaagaaactcataagtaacaacacacttaatattatagaattgagcttatatctaactaaaaatgcttcaatttacacagtttacctgacttatttacggttaaatagtggactgtctagcataaatggtgactgatcacaaccccaaacttagcttgttgcttgtcctcaagtaacattttattaccatcaaagatcatgtcaccccaaacttactgtaaaacagttcttaccacaatactgctgaaatttttcgcactggacctcttgatgtttttcaggttttctgattcttccacatagccaacgagctagaaactctttccctcagagatatgactttacctgtcagcttatatcacactctc includes these proteins:
- the LOC127120745 gene encoding FT-interacting protein 7, which encodes MINLKLGVDVVGAHNLLPKDGEGSSNAFVELYFDGQKFRTTVKEKDLNPVWNESFYFNISDPTNLHYLTLEAYVHCHSKATNSSLFLGKVTLTGTSFVPQADALVLHYPLEKRGVFSRVRGEIGLKIYITDNPTIKSSIPSPSGESMPMNNHVEGRGPMNAMMNGLSRDKVESSRQTFHGLPNANHHRHQQHSTGYADTHYVTKYEADEMKSDEPQSMKLVHMHSVSSLQPVDFALKETSPFLGGGRVVGGRVVHKDKTSSTYDLVERMYFLYVRVVKARELPSMDVTGSLDPFVEVRIGNYRGITKHFDKNQSPEWHQVFAFSKERMQASVLEVVIKDKDLIKDDFVGIVRFDINEVPLRVPPDSPLAPEWYRLEDKKGEKVKGELMLAVWIGTQADEAFSDAWHSDAASPVDSTPATTTVIRSKVYHAPRLWYVRVNVVEAQDLIPTEKNRFPDAYVKVQIGNQVLKTKTVPARTLNPHWNEDLLFVAAEPFEDHVIISVEDRVGPGKDEIIGRVFIPLNAVERRADDRIIHSRWFNLEKPVVVDVDQLKKEKFASRIQLRLCLDGGYHVLDESTHYSSDLRPTAKQLWRPPIGVLELGVLNAIGLHPMKTRDGRGTSDTYCVAKYGHKWVRTRTLVDNLSPKYNEQYTWEVFDPATVLTVGVFDNSQISGEKSTNKDLKIGKVRIRISTLETGRIYTHSYPLLVLHPTGVKKMGELHLAIRFSCTSFSNMLYLYSKPLLPKMHYVRPFAVMQLDMLRHQAVNIVAARLGRAEPPLRKEVVEYMSDVDSHLWSMRRSKANFFRLMTVFSGVFAVGKWLGDICMWLNPITTVLVHVLFLMLVCFPELILPTLFLYLFLIGVWNFRYRARYPPHMNTRISQADAVHPDEMDEEFDTFPTSKNPDVVRMRYDRLRSVAGRIQSVVGDLASQGERIHAMLSWRDPRATSLFITFCLLSALVLYITPFQVVAGLAGFYFMRHPRFRNRLPSAPINFFRRLPARTDSML
- the LOC127123878 gene encoding uncharacterized mitochondrial protein AtMg00810-like, translated to MVCLYVDDILLTGSYEHEIAKFKKVLMNEFEITDLRKMTYFLGMKFMYSENGIILHQLKYELELLKRFELLNYKVVVTPVETNRKLDSNSEGDNADATTFNQLVGSLRYLCNTRPDIFYAVGMVSRFMSKPKWSHYQTAVKILRYIKGTLKYRVFSLLVKRLIQN